From the Syntrophorhabdus sp. genome, the window ATCGCTCAATCTCCTTCGTCTTCTGCAGGACCCTCAATCAAATTCCGGGGAAGTGACCACCCTTGTGTCGACGAACCCGGCGTTCTCGGCAAAGGTCCTGAGGACCGTCAATTCGGCATACTTCGGCCAGGCCGAAAAGGTGACGGCGATAGGAAGAGCCATAACGCTTCTCGGATACAACAACGTACGGTCCCTCCTCGTTGAGGACATGGTGAACAACACGGTCCCGGCCGTGCGGGGGGACGACCGTCAGCGGCATGTGAGGTTGTGGAGTCACTCGGCCGTTGTTTCCGCATGCGCGGGCCACCTGGGCAGGTCGCTTTTCGGGTTGCCCGAATACGCTCTGGGGACGATGGGGCTCCTCCATGACATAGGGAGATACCTCTTTCCGCTCCTTGAAAAAAGAGGAGAACCGGTACCGGACCTGCCGGCGCTCATCAGGGAGGACAGGCAATACCACATCAACCATGCCGCCATCGGGGCGTTCATCGCCCGCAAGTGGCAACTGCCTGATGCCGTTGCCGACACCATCGAACACCACCACGCGCCATGCTTCTCTCAGCCAGAGACCATCCCCGAGAGCGTCGTGCAACAGGCCTTTGTCGTCTGCCTCGCGGACCTCATCTCCAAGACCCTGGGGTATTCCGGCGAAGACGAGCAGGTACTGCCTGTGCGGGAAGAGTACTACCGGAAGTTCAACCTCAGCGGCAACATCGTCGACCTAATCACCCCGGCCCTCATCCGCGACATGGAAAAGGCTCGCCAAACGGTCGA encodes:
- a CDS encoding HDOD domain-containing protein, which produces MTVALVVLGFVAVFVLLYILYRGKRPTAAAGRLSDRGSALHSGEEAGPRPFDRVRPDREERSVILEAYPALGEIPYVPVQEGLCPVPYCFVDDAIKETLRRKVSGLPTVSTVSLNLLRLLQDPQSNSGEVTTLVSTNPAFSAKVLRTVNSAYFGQAEKVTAIGRAITLLGYNNVRSLLVEDMVNNTVPAVRGDDRQRHVRLWSHSAVVSACAGHLGRSLFGLPEYALGTMGLLHDIGRYLFPLLEKRGEPVPDLPALIREDRQYHINHAAIGAFIARKWQLPDAVADTIEHHHAPCFSQPETIPESVVQQAFVVCLADLISKTLGYSGEDEQVLPVREEYYRKFNLSGNIVDLITPALIRDMEKARQTVESYAGAA